One genomic region from Epinephelus moara isolate mb chromosome 8, YSFRI_EMoa_1.0, whole genome shotgun sequence encodes:
- the LOC126394101 gene encoding nuclear factor 7, brain-like, with product MADNTALLQSFLSCHVCSETFRDPVSLSCNHSFCSSCLQKFWEQAENKNCPLCKRKSSKTDPDVNFTLKELADSFAGRQRAGSSETEKGEKKVEVVCSKHQEEPRLFCMDEDRAVCPVCEFSLHHGHKVVPIEQAVSELKDQLKCDLKSLQDKRNKYKQVEETYNEVIQHSKKQLLSTERQIRAEFNKLQQFLKEEEESRLAALREEEEQKGKTISREMKMIEEQISSLSHSICAVEEELQKHKVPFLSSYKATQSRARVQCSLSDPQLVSGALIDVAKHLSNLSFRVWEKMKDKVHFSPVILDPNTANPRLYLSDDLTSVRHGDTKQQLPDNPERFSQYSDVLGSEGFSSGKHSWEVEVGDHPHWMLGLAKESVDRKAEIDASPEYGNWCLCYEDGKYTDVVGEPVTVKKSLQRIRVQLDYDRGEVSFYDPEDMTHIFTHRDTFTEKLFPYFFIGKAGDAKTADIKMCQSEISL from the coding sequence ATGGCTGACAATACTGCTCTCCTCCAAAGTTTCCTGAGCTGCCATGTGTGTTCAGAGACTTTCAGAGATCCTGTGTCTCTGAGCTGCAACCACAGCTTCTGTTCAAGCTGCCTGCAAAAATTCTGGGaacaagctgaaaacaaaaactgtccCCTTTGTAAAAGAAAATCCTCAAAGACTGATCCAGATGTGAACTTTACACTGAAGGAACTGGCTGACTCCTTTGCTGGGAGACAGAGAGCTGGATCATctgagacagaaaaaggagagaagaaggtGGAGGTGGTGTGTAGTAAACATCAAGAAGAGCCAAGATTGTTCTGTATGGATGAAGATAGAGCTGTGTGTCCTGTCTGTGAGTTTTCTCTCCACCACGGTCACAAGGTGGTTCCTATAGAACAAGCAGTCAgtgagctgaaggaccagctgAAATGTGACTTAAAGTCTCTGCAGGACAAGAGgaacaaatacaaacaagtgGAGGAAACATACAATGAAGTGATTCAACACTCCAAGAAGCAGCTGTtgtccacagagaggcagatcAGAGCAGAGTTCAACAAGCTCCAGCAGTTcctgaaagaggaagaggagtccAGACTGGCAGCtctgagggaggaagaggagcagaaggGGAAGACTATCAGCAGAGAGATGAAGATGATTGAGGAGCAGAtctcctctctgtcacacagtATCTGTGCTGTTGAAGAAGAGCTGCAGAAACACAAGGTGCCATTCCTCAGCAGTTATAAAGCCACTCAGAGCAGAGCCAGAGTCCAGTGCTCACTGTCAGATCCACAGCTGGTCTCAGGAGCGCTGATAGATGTGGCCAAACACCTGAGCAACCTGTCCTTCAGAGTCTGGGAGAAGATGAAGGACAAGGTCCACTTCAGTCCTGTCATTCTGGACCCAAACACTGCAAACCCCCGTCTCTATCTGTCTGATGATCTGACCAGTGTGAGACATGGAGACACAAAGCAGCAGCTTCCTGACAATCCAGAACGATTCAGTCAGTATTCAGATGTTCTGGGCTCTGAGGGCTTCAGCTCAGGGAAACACAgctgggaggtggaggtgggagaCCATCCTCACTGGATGTTGGGTTTGGCCAAAGAGTCAGTTGACAGGAAGGCAGAGATAGATGCTTCACCAGAATATGGAAATTGGTGTTTATGTTATGAAGATGGAAAATACACTGATGTTGTTGGTGAGCCTGTCACAGTGAAGAAGAGTCTCCAGAGGATCAGAGTCCAGCTGGACTATGACAGGGGGGAGGTGTCCTTCTACGACCCTGAAGACATGACTCACATCTTCACTCACAGAGACACTTTCACTGAGAAACTCTTCCCATATTTCTTTATTGGAAAGGCTGGTGATGCTAAAACTGCTGATATCAAAATGTGTCAAAGTGAGATTTCTCTGTGA